The Aspergillus luchuensis IFO 4308 DNA, chromosome 6, nearly complete sequence genome segment AGCCGATTTGTTTTCTCACTATCCCATGGTTTCTAAAGCGCCACTCACCCACATATCCACAATGTGGAGGGGGACATGGCTTCTAGCAGGCCTTTCGCGGTTGCCGTCTCGTATTTCTCGGTACCTGGTGATCAGATCGGAATGACGTCTGAGTGATCGTGCTGATGTGAACCTGATCGATCATGACAAGATGATCGACGATCAGTCAATGAGGATACGTGGTATATAGTTACTGGAGGAGCTTTGTGGTTTCATAGTGAATGTGACTACCATTAATACTGACTACTGTTGCCTCGGGCATAGTATCTACTTCTTCCCAATCAGACAGATCACGGGCGTCGAGGAAATTCTTGGAATCCATTTGTGTACGGCATTGTCACAGCCACCGACGCAAATCAAGCAATGGCGGCTACCCAAGAGGATGCAAGGCAGGTGGAGTCCTTGCGGAAAGGAGATACTCTCAAGAAACCGTCTGCTATACGCAAGAAGGCGCCTCCGAAGCTTGCCAAGGTAgataagaaggaaaaggtggATAAGCCTACCTTAGGTATGTTGGCCAAACGTGGACTAGCTTTAGAAATGTGTATCTAACGTTCGATAGATGAGAAACCAGAGAAAAAAGTGGAGACTGAAAACGTGGGAGATGTTGGTGCTGTTAAAACGCCTGAAGCGGGGCTAGAAGAACAGGTTGAGAAGGTTGAGGACAAAGCAGGAGAGGCaggtgaagaagcagaagaagaactggAAAATGAGGACatggagaatgaggaggaggtggaggaagagctggagcaGCAACGTGGGCCTGTCGAACAAAGAGAAGCCATGCCATCAGACACTGCGGCAGGTTCTTCGTCCACCGCTAGGCTAGCGGATAAGGGCAAGGGAGCAGCCGTGCAACTGGGCCGGATCGGGGAAGGCACTGAATCCATGAAGGATCAGGTCCCCACTGAAATGCCGGATCAAGTGCAAGAGAAGGCTGGAGAAGGCGTACAAGAGCCTACCGAAGGAGTGGTTGAGCCTGAGAAAGAAACCGATCTCGGAAAAGGCATACCAGAACCATCAGATATATCGGAATTGAAGAAAGCTGCAGTGAGCATTGGAGACCTGAAAGGCCTCTCTGTTGGTGAAGGTGGAAACATTGTCAATGCAGAGGGGAAAACGATCGGaaaggttgttgagggggATCCGGATGACCTTGTTGGTcaggttgttgatgctgatGGAGAGATCCTGGACGAGGACGGCGACTTGATCGGTCGGGTTGATGTCGTGACTGAGAAAGTCGATGAACTGCCACAGGCCGACGAACTTCCCAAAGCCGAAGAACTCCCCGAGGCCGAAGAAGTGGCAGAACTGCCGCAATTGCCGGATATATCGACTCTCGAAGGCCTAAAATGTACGAAGTTCGGCAGTATCTTGGATACTCAGGGTAACCTAGTTGGGGAGTTGGTTGAAGGCGATGCAAAAAGGATCTTTCGAGGAGGCTTTGAGCTTGACGATAAGGGCCAGTTCTGGGACCACCGCGGTAATGTCATTGGCAAGGTACAGCCTGTTCTACCAGAGGCGGAAGAAACCAGCATCTTCGAAGGAATGAAAGATCTGTATGTTGACAAGGAGGGATGGGTACTAGATGACAACGGTCAACGCGTTGGACAGGTAGTTGAAGGGGATGTTAAAAAGCTCGCAGGCCGCGCGGTTGACGAGGACGGCGACATTCTCGATCGGCATGGAAACCTGCTCGGTCACGCAGAACCCTGGCAGGAGCCAGAAGAGGTTGCGGACGAGGTAACGGAGGAGAAGCCGGATCTCAGTTGTCTGGCAGGGCTTAAGCCCACCAAGCTTGGCCTCGTGATTGGGCCGGACCAAGTGCCTCTGGGCAGAGTTGTTGAGGGCGATCCCAAGCAACTTGCCGGCCGAACCATTGCGCCGGATGGTCTCATTTGGGGCGACAACGGGGAGGTCATTGGGCAGGTGGACCTGATCCCCGAAAATGAGCGAAAAGATCTCAGCCGGCCATTCCAGGGATGCAGGGACCTGATGGTGAATGGATCTGGctgggtggaggatggtgacggGAATATCCTGGGTCGAGTGATCGAAGGGGATCCCCAGAAGCTCCAGGGATAtgatgtcgatgaggatggagaaaTTGTGGACCAGCATGGAACTGTCTTGGGGCGAGCTGCACCATGTGAACCCCCTGccgaggaggtggaggtacCCGATCTGTCTGCATTAGCTGGCAAAGTGGTAAACAAGATGGGCAATGTCGTGGATACGAACGGAATTGTATTTGGGCGGTTGGTGACAGGTAACCCTCGAAAGTTGGCGGGCAAATCCGTGGATGAGCAGGGTCAGGTCTGGGATGCTGCGGGCCACGTTGTCGGCCAAGCCGAACTCATTCCCGATGCCGAGCGAGAGCGGCCAGAGGGACCATTCAGCGGCCTAGATGGCTTGACGGTGAATAAGGAGGGTCAGGTTGTCGACCCGAACGGCACACCGGTTGGTCGTTTAGTCGAGGGAGACCCTAAACGCCTTGCTGGGCGTGCCGtggacgatgatggagaggtcCTTGACTCGGCTGGGAATTGCATTGGCCGGGCTGAGCCGTGGTCTGCTCCAGAGGAACCGCCTAGTCCCATGGCTGGCCGTAAGGTTAAccgggagggagaggtccgcgatgaagatggcaaTCTCATTGGCAAGCTTACTCAGGGAGAACTGTCGAACCTCATCGGCCGAACGATTGACAAGGATGGCTATGTTGTGGACAGTGCCGGCAATAGGATCGGGGAATGTACCTTGCTGGAGAATATACccccagagccagagcccgAGGAACCGGAAATGTCCCCCGAAGAGCGCGAGCAGCTGGCTcgacaggaagaggagaatgagCTGGCCAAAAAGATGTGCTCAATTGTTCAGCAAACTCTGGACTCCTTGGAACCCATGTGTCGAATGATCACTCAGGTATTCACCCATCCATTTAATGAGCATACTTCCGATAAGAACACATTTTGCTGACGCTGATTCGAACAGCATATCGAAAAGGCCAATAGTACACCCAAGGATgaattggatgaagaagcactGGTCAAGGAGGTAAAACCATTGATCGAAGAGGCTGGCACCATTCTGCAGGAGTGCAAAGGAGCCCTGCGAGCGTTGGATCCGGATGGCCACATTGCTGCCAACGCCAAAGCCCGCAGTGCCTCCCAAGAAGCCACTCCACAGGAGCATCATCTGGCGGAATTACTGAAGGACTTGACACAGCTAGTGACGGAGACGATCGAACGGGGTAAGAGTATGATTGCCGACATGCCCCATGCGAAGAAAGAGATCAACCCGCTCTGGGCGCTGTTGTCCGAGCCGTTGTTCCAGATCATCGCGGCCGTCGGTCTCTTGCTCAGTGGCGTTCTGGGTCTTGTGAGTAATCTTCTGAATGGTCTGGGTCTGGGAGGTCTTCTTCAAGGGTTGCTCGGTGGCTTGGGCGTGGACAAGCTCCTGGAGGGTCTGGGACTGGGGACCATCACGCAGGGGATCGGGCTGGGTGGAAAGAAATAGTGCTGATATCTCTGAAAACTGAAATCTCGATATGTGTTTGATCGGGCGTTTCTGTGTCTCTTTAGTGACTGGTTTTATTGCtttgggaagagaggaaaatgaggTGGAAGTGGAGGGCAAAAGGATGCGGGAAGTCTGTTTTAGGGATGCCGAGCGGCCGTAGGAAGTGATTTCCGACGGTTGGCCCTGATATACGCAAGGGCCTCGTCAAGAGGTGTAATATCATCCAGTCTTTGATGTGATATTAACCGCCAGCACAAGACATGTATGTCACATGAAATGCACTTATCTCTCCTGATTGATAGAGCAGCGCGCCAACTAGTAGCAATGACATCAACTTACATGGAAGCCTTGTGAGAGTGGCTCAGCACTGCCCCTTCAGCTCAACAGCAAGACACACGCTAGATGCACTAGGCAGTGAATGCAAGTCGAGCTCCCCCAACAGCCACCCAGAAACATTCCATGTGTGATTCCAGTTCCTTTTCTGTTGGCTTCACTGACTGACGTGGGCCAATGGTGTTGCTCAGCCTGGCACAACCCAGAGTGAACCGCCGCAGCGACGCGCCCACAAGgcgctttccttctcttaggttccctccctttcccctctcatTGTACCTTTTGCTACACAAGGCTGAGGCAGCTAGTGGTGCCAGCGAAAAAGCTCATTCACCTTAAACTCTCAAAACTCCTAACTTATTAGTAGCTGTTTTCTACTTTCCTCCTGGTTCGGTTCAGTTGTGTTACTCTTCTGTATCGTGgaacctcaccatcccctcgCCATCGTGGTAGACCCCAGACTGCACCCGGATATCTCCCTTTGCAATTTTCCAACTTCAAGTCTACTGGCTCATCGGCATACTCTACCTTCCGGATCGGAAAACCACCTCTCTTGTTGCTTTGAAAGAAAGATACAGATACCCATCTACACCGTGATGGCCAACCAGAAGTGAGTGCAAGTCACTCGCTGATGATGCATACGAAGAAATCACTGACTTATCAGCACTAGAATCTGTCGCGATTTTGCTCGAGATGGAAAATGCAAGTATCGACGCTGCAAGTTTTCACACGATACTTCCCGCGACAGCAACCGCAATGCGCCTCGCCTAAACGCGAACAGATCCGAGCCACCAGCTAGCGAGAACGGTTTTCGCGCCTGGAAACAACAGCTGTGGAACCCCAACCGGGAATATCCATTGGGGCATCGACTTGGAAGCTTTCTGCGGGAAGCACAACGATTGATCAATCAAGATGTCGGGGTGCAGCAAGAGGTGATCCGCGCCCTGGCTGAGGAAGGCGGCTTGAAGCGCATGAAGGAGTTGATCGACGAAAACATCCTGGCAGCCCGGTTCTCTACACAGAAGTCGGTCATCCTCGATCAGCAGGTGGTGCCTTTTCTGAACATCGTAACGCATCCTGGTGTGCGGAACTCTCTGGTTCTCGAGCAGGCTGTTGGAACGATCTATGCTTTCCTCTATGGGGTGGCGGGCAGACGGGCATTGGTCCTGCTGGGTTTCCTGGCAGACATGCTACCATACAACAAGGACCAGGTCACGGAGAATCAGATCAACCGCCTCGAAATGTCTCTCCTGACATTTTGGCACATACTTGAGCTGAATTCAGAGGCGTACGTCCACGAGGGCCTCAAGCTATTGGCAAACCGCTTCCAGTCCATCGTGAAGGATCATGAAGTCTCGCAGGCGCAAGGTGCTCTGTACAATGTCAGGGACTACTTGCAAAAAATTCTGCGTCGACTCAGTATCGGTGCAGCACTTCCAAGCATAGCTTCCTCTGGACAGCCCACCCCTGAGAGCGACAAGCTTCCCTCgtcattcatcatccaccgcaCTCCCCCGGGGGGCCGCCACAACAACGATTCGGCGGACATCTGCGACATTCAGATCCTGCCCACATCTGAAGAGATCCTGTCCCCACACACCGAGTATCTTCCCGTGAAGGACCCTCGACAGTGGCATATCAGCGGTGTCGCCGGGCTCCTGGACCGCAACTTCCGATTGCTCCGTGAAGACACGGTCGGGCAGTTGAGAGAtgtcatccatcatcagcttCGCCCCGAAACTACAGCACATACTAGACAGGGTAACCAAGTCCGGACGTACGCATATCCGAACGTTAAGGTGGCTTCCTTGTCCTTTGATCGACATGCAGGGCTCCAGTTTACGATCCGATTCCGTCAGCTTGCGCAGGTGCAGGGACTGCGTGCCAAGCAGCGTGAGGAATGGTGGAGCCAATCTAGGCGCCTACAAAGTGGCGCCCTTGTATGCCTCATCGATAAGAGTGGAGGAGACGTATTGTTTTGTACGGTAGCTGAGCCACCCAGGTTGCCGCCCGGCACACCTCAGCCCAAGGATTCCCCGTCTCtgtggaaggagaaagatgtCTCAACTGTCGCTTTGGAATTCGTCGACCCTACAAACCATCAGGTGCAGTTTGTTCTGGATCGTTATCGTCCGCGTGGCGCAGTCTCTCCCCTCACCCTAGTGGAGTTTCCCGGCATTCTGCTACCAGCCTTTGCTCCGACATTGCGCGCGCTCCAAAAGATGAAGCGAAGTGAAGACTTGCCTTTTGCGAACCTGCTGGCTCCAGCGTCCTCCGAAAATCCAGACCAGGTGGCAGAAGTGCCTCCGCCGGCGTACGCTCTCAAGCCTGGGTTCAAGTTCGATCTTGGCTGCTTAATGACCGACGAGACCGAACTGCATCTCCGTCCCGGCCAGGCTTTTGGCATGGAGAAATTCCAACAGAAGTCGATTCTTGATCCGGCTCAAGCCGTGGGTCTAATAAACACCCTTCAGCACCAGGTAGGTCTCATACAGGGCCCTCCGGGCACAGGGAAGAGTTACACTGGAGTTGCCTTAATCAAAGTGCTGCTAGCCAATGCGGCCAAAGCCAAAGCCAACATTGGACCAATTATCTGCGTCTGTTATACCAATCATGCCCTCGACCAGCTTCTTGAAGAGCTGttggaaaagaagattaCGACACAGATCGTCCGAATTGGATCGCGCTGCAAGTCCGAACGCGTCGAGAAATACACCTTGAGCAAATTAGCCGACAGGCCTCCGCAGACCAAAGTCGAAAAGAGTTCAATTTATCACCTCTATGTTAAACTCGAGGAGTGCGTAAAGGAATTCGATGCTCTACGATTATATTCAGAAGAGTCTGAGGCTAACTTGAAGCGGTTTCTGGAGCGCCACAACCCCAGCCATTGTCGCCAGCTTTTCAGCAAGGATAAGAAGGGATGGGAAACTGCGACATCAAAGAGGGGTCATAATGCATTTCGTCAGTGGATAAACAGAGGAATCAAGTCGACGGAGAAGCCCCGATCTATCGGTATCCTCGAGAATATAAACCTCGAGCAAATGAGCATCAAGGAACGGCAAATGATCTATGAGCACTGGATCACGGAAAATAGACGTCAGAAGCACGACAAAGCTAAGAACCTGGTGCACGAACAAAAGAGGAGCAAGGAAAAACTGAACGATGTTCGACACGAGGTTGATCTTCGATGTCTCCGACAGGCACAGGTTATCGGGGCTACGACTAGTGGCCTCGCTCGAAATCTCAAGATGTTTCGCAGCCTTCAGTCCAAGGTAGTGCTGTGCGAAGAGGCTGGAGAGGTGTTGGAGGCTCATCTCCTGACAGCCCTTCTGCCTTCCGTCGAGCATGCCATACTCATTGGAGACCACCAGCAACTTCGCCCGCAGATTCAAGACTACAATCTTTCTCGAGAGAACTACCGAGGTGGTGAACAGTACTCTTTGGATCAATCATTGTTTGAGCGACTGGTTGATCCCGGCGAGGATGGCCCAGGGGTGCGGATGCCGTTTAGCACGTTGGAAACGCAACGCAGAATGCATCCTTCCATCGCACAGCTGGTCAGAGACACTTTGTACCCTCGCTTAGAAGATTCTCCCTCTGTTTTGGAATACCCGGAGGTATGCGGGATGCGCCAGAGGCTGTTCTGGTTTGATCATCAACACCTCGAAGCCGACAATTCCAGCACCGATGCGGTAAACACCTCGCACTGGAACGCGTTCGAGGTGGAGATGACCACCGCACTAGTTGCTCACTTGATCCGACAAGGCTGTtatagagagggagaaattgCTGTCCTGACCCCTTACCTGGGACAGCTCCATCGGCTACGGCGTCGGCTCAGCGAGTCGTTTTCGATCGTCCTCGGCGATCGCGACCAGGATGATCTGGAGGCGGCAGGACTAAATGAATCAGACGCAGGTAATACTCTGGTGTCTCGATCAAATGCACTACAGACCGTTCGTGCAGCCACCATTGATAACTTCCAGGGTGAGGAAGCCAAGGTTGTGGTAATTTCGTTGGTCAGAAGCAATGCTCAGAGACGCTGCGGGTTTCTGCGCACCTCTAACCGCATCAACGTTTTGCTGTCCCGTGCAAAGCACGGCATGTATATCATAGGTAACGCCGCTACCTCGATAGATGTACCGATGTGGCGCCAAGTGGTGGAGATCTTGAAGGACAAGGACAACTTTGGCGCCCAGCTCAAGCTACAATGTCCACGCCATCCAGAATCCCCTATTGCTGTTTCGGAGCCCGACCACTTCGTGCAATTCTCCCCAGAGGGCGGCTGCAATCAGCGCTGTGCCCAGCGATTGCGATGCGGTCATGCCTGTAAGCAGAAATGCCATTCGACGCTGCTCCATGATGCGGTCTACTGCCAGGAACCTTGTCCAAGGCCTTTGAAGGGATGCGATCATGCCTGCCCGAAGAACTGTGGCGACAAATGTCCCCAACAATGCCAGGTGGTCGTGTTCGACGCCAACCGGAAACTCAGATGTGGACATGCTGCAGTGGAGCTCCCTTGTTGGCAGGCACAGGAACCGGCGCAGGTTAAGTGTCCAGTGCCCGTGGTGAAGCAGGTGCGCGGGTGCAAGCACACGGTGACAGTTCCTTGTCATGTCAACGTCGACGATTCCACGTTCAAATGCCTAGCAGTGTGTGGAACCATTCTTCCCTGCGGACACCCTTGCCGACGCAAATGCTGGCAGTGTATTCGGTACGACGGGGACAACAATGCTCAAGTCAACCATGGCCGATGCGAACAGCCGTGTGGTCGGAACTACTCGGCGTGTGCACATAGCTGTACTCGGATCTGCCACGAGCCGGAGTCCTGTCCTCCGTGTGAGGCTCCTTGCGATGTTCATTGTGGCCATTCCCAGTGCCCAAACAAGTGCTGTGAGCCCTGCGTTCCGTGCGCCGAGACACAATGCCCATCGTCGTGTCCTCACAGTTCATGTACGCTGCCCTGTGCAGCTCCTTGCGATAATGTTCCTTGCTCTAAGCGCTGCGAGAAACTTCTGCCCTGTGGCCATCAGTGTCCCTCCGTTTGTAGCGAGATCTGTCCGCCAGCTCCTTTCTGCCAGATATGTGCTGCTCCAGAGGTCAAGGACCGCGTTGTTGATTTTATCCTCGGCGAGGCATATTGGGAGATAGACCTTAATGAAAACCCCTGCATCTTTCCACGATGCGGACATTTCCTGACCATGGAGAGTATGGATGGCCAGATGGACATGAAAGGGCACTATGAGCTGGATGCCGACGGTAAGCCAGTCGCGATCACCGAGTCATCAACGCCATTTTCCGTCGAGGACGTCAAAAAATGTGCCACCTGCCGGGGATCTTTGCGGGATATTTCTCGGTACGGTCGGCTGGTACGTCGTGCCATGTTGGATGAGGCTACAAAGAAATTTATCTTGTATCTCAACAATGAATACGTTCCAATGGCCCAGGAACTGCCAAAGCTGGTTACCGCCCTACCTGAAGCCAAGGAATTAGCCGGGTCGCTGGCAATGTTCCAAATCGGTGAAGCCATCCGGGTTGAAGGCTCCGGTAGCCTACAAACCAAACGCCTGGGGGATCTCATGAAGAAGCACAAAATGAATCGCTGGGATGGACTACTCCGGTTGAGGAAGCGCATGGTGAAATACTATTCCAGGGTTCAAGTCGAAGAGCAACCCTTCAGTCGCGTTCAGTACCTGGTGGAGCACGCACGGCGGCAGAAAGAATCCCAAGGGACATTCAAGTTCAATGAATCTGTGTTGCAAACGAAGGGTGTTTTGCTAGCACGAGCACTTCTCATCCGGCTAGACATTGCACTGCTCGGCGACTTTCTCTCGCTTTACAGCATCGCAACTCCACTGTCCACACGGCGTGAGCTTTTTGTCGATCTGCAGAAAAATATGGATGACTGCCACAGCCTCATCCAGCTTGCCAGCGAGCTGCACCGAGTCGCCCATCAAGTCGAGGGCTACATCTTCCTGGCGCAGCTCTGTGCTCTGCAGCGATCCCACATTAAAGAAGTAGCGGATGCAGAGTGTCGGCTTACCGAAGGCTGTGAAGCCCTTGATGCTGCCGAGCAACTTTGTAAGCAGTATCCAGGCCAAACTCTGGGGTTTTCGGAGGAGATTGAAAGCTCCAAGGCGATGTTGAGAGGCTCAACTTTCTATAGCGCCGTCTCCAACGAAGAACGAATGGCAGTGATTACGGCCATGAACCGCGAATTCAGGGGCACTGGCCACTGGTACTATTGTCCAAACGGGCATCCTTTCACGATCGGCGAG includes the following:
- a CDS encoding DUF3659 domain-containing protein (COG:S;~EggNog:ENOG410PIST;~InterPro:IPR022124;~PFAM:PF12396;~TransMembrane:1 (o952-974i)); the encoded protein is MAATQEDARQVESLRKGDTLKKPSAIRKKAPPKLAKVDKKEKVDKPTLDEKPEKKVETENVGDVGAVKTPEAGLEEQVEKVEDKAGEAGEEAEEELENEDMENEEEVEEELEQQRGPVEQREAMPSDTAAGSSSTARLADKGKGAAVQLGRIGEGTESMKDQVPTEMPDQVQEKAGEGVQEPTEGVVEPEKETDLGKGIPEPSDISELKKAAVSIGDLKGLSVGEGGNIVNAEGKTIGKVVEGDPDDLVGQVVDADGEILDEDGDLIGRVDVVTEKVDELPQADELPKAEELPEAEEVAELPQLPDISTLEGLKCTKFGSILDTQGNLVGELVEGDAKRIFRGGFELDDKGQFWDHRGNVIGKVQPVLPEAEETSIFEGMKDLYVDKEGWVLDDNGQRVGQVVEGDVKKLAGRAVDEDGDILDRHGNLLGHAEPWQEPEEVADEVTEEKPDLSCLAGLKPTKLGLVIGPDQVPLGRVVEGDPKQLAGRTIAPDGLIWGDNGEVIGQVDLIPENERKDLSRPFQGCRDLMVNGSGWVEDGDGNILGRVIEGDPQKLQGYDVDEDGEIVDQHGTVLGRAAPCEPPAEEVEVPDLSALAGKVVNKMGNVVDTNGIVFGRLVTGNPRKLAGKSVDEQGQVWDAAGHVVGQAELIPDAERERPEGPFSGLDGLTVNKEGQVVDPNGTPVGRLVEGDPKRLAGRAVDDDGEVLDSAGNCIGRAEPWSAPEEPPSPMAGRKVNREGEVRDEDGNLIGKLTQGELSNLIGRTIDKDGYVVDSAGNRIGECTLLENIPPEPEPEEPEMSPEEREQLARQEEENELAKKMCSIVQQTLDSLEPMCRMITQHIEKANSTPKDELDEEALVKEVKPLIEEAGTILQECKGALRALDPDGHIAANAKARSASQEATPQEHHLAELLKDLTQLVTETIERGKSMIADMPHAKKEINPLWALLSEPLFQIIAAVGLLLSGVLGLVSNLLNGLGLGGLLQGLLGGLGVDKLLEGLGLGTITQGIGLGGKK
- a CDS encoding putative NF-X1 finger and helicase domain protein (COG:L;~EggNog:ENOG410PIMX;~InterPro:IPR041677,IPR000967,IPR027417,IPR041679;~PFAM:PF13245,PF13086,PF13087;~go_component: GO:0005634 - nucleus [Evidence IEA];~go_function: GO:0003700 - DNA-binding transcription factor activity [Evidence IEA];~go_function: GO:0004386 - helicase activity [Evidence IEA];~go_function: GO:0008270 - zinc ion binding [Evidence IEA];~go_process: GO:0006355 - regulation of transcription, DNA-templated [Evidence IEA]); this encodes MKELIDENILAARFSTQKSVILDQQVVPFLNIVTHPGVRNSLVLEQAVGTIYAFLYGVAGRRALVLLGFLADMLPYNKDQVTENQINRLEMSLLTFWHILELNSEAYVHEGLKLLANRFQSIVKDHEVSQAQGALYNVRDYLQKILRRLSIGAALPSIASSGQPTPESDKLPSSFIIHRTPPGGRHNNDSADICDIQILPTSEEILSPHTEYLPVKDPRQWHISGVAGLLDRNFRLLREDTVGQLRDVIHHQLRPETTAHTRQGNQVRTYAYPNVKVASLSFDRHAGLQFTIRFRQLAQVQGLRAKQREEWWSQSRRLQSGALVCLIDKSGGDVLFCTVAEPPRLPPGTPQPKDSPSLWKEKDVSTVALEFVDPTNHQVQFVLDRYRPRGAVSPLTLVEFPGILLPAFAPTLRALQKMKRSEDLPFANLLAPASSENPDQVAEVPPPAYALKPGFKFDLGCLMTDETELHLRPGQAFGMEKFQQKSILDPAQAVGLINTLQHQVGLIQGPPGTGKSYTGVALIKVLLANAAKAKANIGPIICVCYTNHALDQLLEELLEKKITTQIVRIGSRCKSERVEKYTLSKLADRPPQTKVEKSSIYHLYVKLEECVKEFDALRLYSEESEANLKRFLERHNPSHCRQLFSKDKKGWETATSKRGHNAFRQWINRGIKSTEKPRSIGILENINLEQMSIKERQMIYEHWITENRRQKHDKAKNLVHEQKRSKEKLNDVRHEVDLRCLRQAQVIGATTSGLARNLKMFRSLQSKVVLCEEAGEVLEAHLLTALLPSVEHAILIGDHQQLRPQIQDYNLSRENYRGGEQYSLDQSLFERLVDPGEDGPGVRMPFSTLETQRRMHPSIAQLVRDTLYPRLEDSPSVLEYPEVCGMRQRLFWFDHQHLEADNSSTDAVNTSHWNAFEVEMTTALVAHLIRQGCYREGEIAVLTPYLGQLHRLRRRLSESFSIVLGDRDQDDLEAAGLNESDAGNTLVSRSNALQTVRAATIDNFQGEEAKVVVISLVRSNAQRRCGFLRTSNRINVLLSRAKHGMYIIGNAATSIDVPMWRQVVEILKDKDNFGAQLKLQCPRHPESPIAVSEPDHFVQFSPEGGCNQRCAQRLRCGHACKQKCHSTLLHDAVYCQEPCPRPLKGCDHACPKNCGDKCPQQCQVVVFDANRKLRCGHAAVELPCWQAQEPAQVKCPVPVVKQVRGCKHTVTVPCHVNVDDSTFKCLAVCGTILPCGHPCRRKCWQCIRYDGDNNAQVNHGRCEQPCGRNYSACAHSCTRICHEPESCPPCEAPCDVHCGHSQCPNKCCEPCVPCAETQCPSSCPHSSCTLPCAAPCDNVPCSKRCEKLLPCGHQCPSVCSEICPPAPFCQICAAPEVKDRVVDFILGEAYWEIDLNENPCIFPRCGHFLTMESMDGQMDMKGHYELDADGKPVAITESSTPFSVEDVKKCATCRGSLRDISRYGRLVRRAMLDEATKKFILYLNNEYVPMAQELPKLVTALPEAKELAGSLAMFQIGEAIRVEGSGSLQTKRLGDLMKKHKMNRWDGLLRLRKRMVKYYSRVQVEEQPFSRVQYLVEHARRQKESQGTFKFNESVLQTKGVLLARALLIRLDIALLGDFLSLYSIATPLSTRRELFVDLQKNMDDCHSLIQLASELHRVAHQVEGYIFLAQLCALQRSHIKEVADAECRLTEGCEALDAAEQLCKQYPGQTLGFSEEIESSKAMLRGSTFYSAVSNEERMAVITAMNREFRGTGHWYYCPNGHPFTIGECGGAMQVSTCPECGAPVGGQSHQTVDGVTRANDLEQRLANLTLE